In Candidatus Bathyarchaeota archaeon, a single window of DNA contains:
- the thpR gene encoding RNA 2',3'-cyclic phosphodiesterase, with protein sequence MNKAIRCFIAIDIDQENILEKILKIQKVLERSNADLKLVEPQNIHVTLKFLGEIEEAKVNKVIEALKTIQFKSFKINLKGLGAFPTINYPRVLWIGMANGFKESSLIFTQLEEKLVKLGFPKEERGFSPHITIARVKSGRGKSELIKILQEFKNEEFGEITVESVKLKRSDLTSKGPIYSTLFEIKPL encoded by the coding sequence TTGAATAAAGCTATAAGATGTTTTATTGCAATCGATATAGATCAAGAAAACATTTTAGAAAAAATTTTGAAAATTCAAAAAGTTTTAGAGAGAAGCAACGCTGATTTAAAGCTTGTTGAACCTCAAAACATTCATGTAACTTTAAAGTTTCTTGGAGAAATTGAAGAAGCAAAAGTTAATAAAGTTATTGAAGCGCTGAAAACTATTCAATTTAAATCTTTTAAAATTAACCTTAAAGGGTTAGGCGCTTTTCCAACAATTAATTATCCTAGAGTTTTATGGATTGGTATGGCAAACGGTTTTAAGGAATCTTCATTAATTTTCACTCAATTAGAAGAAAAGCTGGTTAAGCTTGGTTTTCCAAAAGAGGAAAGAGGTTTTAGCCCTCATATTACAATAGCTAGAGTTAAAAGCGGAAGAGGAAAAAGCGAATTAATAAAAATTCTTCAAGAATTTAAAAATGAAGAATTTGGGGAAATAACTGTGGAAAGCGTGAAGTTAAAAAGAAGCGATTTAACATCTAAAGGACCAATTTACTCAACTCTATTTGAAATTAAACCTCTTTAA
- a CDS encoding alcohol dehydrogenase catalytic domain-containing protein: MKVCGICGTDIEKIKGESATPLKLGHEAAGVIADVGEKVTEFKVGDRVFIHHHVPCYTCYYCRRGDYTMCDEFPKSNLDPCGMAEYFRVPETNIEKNAVLKLPSEVGFDEAALIEPIACCIRGLNKVKFNVGDDVLIVGAGPIGLIMISLLKMLGAGSIIVSEIAQFRLSTAKKLGADLALNPIKENLEETVHKVTDGRGVDLAVVAVGSVKAVSQALDALRKGGQLLLFGSPPTGSMLVYDANKIFLKELKIIPSYSTTEIETNIVLKLLKLKKIDALKMISHRFKLEEAEKALKLAAESDKTLKVLIYS; this comes from the coding sequence ATGAAGGTTTGCGGAATTTGTGGAACAGATATAGAGAAAATTAAAGGAGAATCTGCTACTCCATTAAAGCTTGGACATGAAGCAGCAGGAGTTATAGCTGATGTGGGGGAAAAAGTTACTGAATTTAAAGTTGGAGATAGAGTTTTTATTCATCATCATGTTCCATGCTATACTTGTTATTATTGTAGGCGTGGAGATTACACTATGTGCGATGAATTTCCTAAAAGCAATTTAGATCCATGTGGAATGGCTGAATACTTTAGGGTTCCTGAAACAAATATTGAGAAAAATGCTGTTCTTAAATTGCCTAGTGAAGTTGGATTTGATGAAGCTGCTTTAATAGAGCCTATTGCCTGCTGCATTAGAGGATTAAATAAGGTAAAATTTAATGTTGGTGATGATGTATTAATTGTTGGAGCTGGACCAATAGGTTTAATAATGATTTCTCTTTTAAAAATGCTTGGAGCTGGAAGCATTATAGTTAGCGAGATCGCTCAATTTAGGCTTTCAACCGCTAAAAAGCTTGGTGCTGATCTTGCTTTAAACCCGATTAAAGAAAATCTTGAGGAAACCGTTCATAAAGTTACTGATGGTCGAGGTGTAGATTTAGCTGTGGTAGCTGTTGGAAGTGTTAAAGCTGTTTCTCAAGCTTTAGATGCATTAAGGAAAGGGGGGCAACTTTTATTGTTTGGTTCACCACCAACTGGAAGCATGCTTGTTTATGATGCTAACAAAATATTTTTAAAAGAATTAAAAATTATTCCAAGCTACTCTACAACCGAAATAGAAACAAATATTGTTTTAAAGCTTTTAAAGCTTAAGAAAATTGATGCTTTAAAAATGATTTCGCATAGATTTAAGCTTGAGGAAGCTGAAAAAGCTTTAAAGCTTGCAGCTGAAAGCGATAAAACTCTTAAAGTATTAATTTATTCATGA
- a CDS encoding nicotinamidase produces the protein MRKIKIDRESALIIVDVQNDFLPEGALPVPKGDEVIPVLNKYINLFNKVGASIFATRDWHPLNHASFNTQGGIWPPHCIQNTKGAEFPSSLKLPENAIVISKATNPNAEAYSGFEGTDLAIKLKKLGVKKVFIGGLATDYCVKNTVLDALKEGFKTFLLEDASRGVNLKPEDSKNAIKEMVIKGALKIKIFDLTF, from the coding sequence ATGAGAAAGATTAAAATCGATAGAGAATCAGCGCTTATAATTGTTGATGTTCAAAACGATTTTCTTCCTGAAGGAGCTTTACCTGTTCCGAAAGGAGATGAAGTAATCCCGGTGCTTAATAAATATATTAATTTATTTAATAAAGTTGGGGCTTCAATCTTTGCTACTAGAGATTGGCATCCTTTAAACCACGCCTCTTTTAATACGCAAGGTGGAATATGGCCCCCTCATTGCATTCAAAACACTAAAGGAGCAGAATTTCCATCAAGCTTAAAGCTTCCGGAAAACGCTATTGTGATATCTAAAGCAACAAACCCTAATGCTGAAGCTTATTCAGGTTTTGAAGGAACAGATTTAGCTATAAAGCTTAAAAAGCTTGGCGTTAAAAAAGTTTTCATAGGTGGTTTAGCTACAGATTATTGCGTAAAAAATACTGTGTTAGACGCTTTAAAAGAAGGTTTTAAAACCTTTCTTCTTGAAGATGCCTCTCGTGGAGTAAATTTAAAGCCTGAAGATTCAAAAAACGCTATTAAAGAAATGGTTATTAAAGGAGCGTTAAAAATAAAGATTTTTGATTTAACCTTTTGA
- a CDS encoding arginine--tRNA ligase encodes MSVNIFNEFKAQCRQVLEKALEKLGLIGDVEALILGEPPSLKFGELSSSICFELGKKLNVNPMELAEKIVANINLSESEFDLISEVEQAGGGYINFKLNYSLATQKVAEALIKERENYGLIKTVNPKRIIVEHTSVNPVHPIHIGQARNSIIGDAISRMLKARGHQVFRHYYIDDMGRQTAIAAYGYKKLGEPEILEKPDLFFGKIYSITNCLLEVQKIKLAMENVKTQPEKSEEYIELNRKLSEWISIALELEEKYPNIFDKLSEAIVKSKVSAEEEVNRLIKKYEESDLEAKKLIRKVSQLCLNGFKETLTKIEVEFDSWDWESDLVWSGEVKKILAQIAATIYAFKSNGALELDIEKVVEEFSLRSLLNISPGYHLPSLTLSRSDGTTLYITRDIAYTIKKFSLADEVINVVGAEQSLAQLQLKIALFCLNKGELALKLKHLAFGLVELPGFKMSSRRGRLVTLDEVIDEAVKRAYQEVSKRFSLSEEEKVNIAKKIGIASIKYALLSIEPLKTVTFTWDKILNFERNSAPFINYAYTRANGILKKAGGIPEKIDASKLTHPLEKEILLKIIKFPEVFTTSVDNLKPEDLVNFANSLAEKLHEYYEKIDVIHVPEKELKEARVFLIYAIKVIIKNVMELVGIKLAEKM; translated from the coding sequence TTGAGTGTAAATATATTTAATGAATTTAAAGCTCAATGCAGGCAAGTTTTAGAAAAAGCTTTAGAAAAGCTTGGTTTAATAGGTGATGTTGAAGCTTTAATTTTAGGCGAACCGCCATCATTAAAGTTTGGCGAGTTATCAAGCTCAATTTGTTTTGAGTTAGGTAAAAAATTAAATGTTAACCCAATGGAGCTGGCTGAAAAAATAGTGGCTAATATTAATTTGAGTGAGAGTGAATTTGATTTAATTAGTGAAGTAGAACAAGCTGGTGGAGGATACATAAACTTTAAGTTAAATTATTCTTTAGCCACTCAAAAGGTTGCAGAAGCTTTAATTAAAGAGAGAGAAAATTATGGGCTTATAAAAACAGTTAACCCTAAAAGAATTATTGTTGAGCATACAAGCGTTAACCCTGTGCATCCAATTCATATAGGCCAAGCTAGAAATTCTATTATTGGAGATGCTATTTCAAGAATGCTTAAAGCAAGAGGGCATCAAGTTTTTCGGCATTATTATATAGATGATATGGGTAGACAAACAGCTATAGCAGCTTATGGATATAAAAAACTTGGTGAACCTGAAATATTAGAGAAGCCTGATTTATTTTTTGGGAAAATCTATAGCATAACAAATTGTTTATTGGAAGTTCAAAAGATTAAGTTAGCTATGGAAAATGTAAAGACTCAACCTGAAAAAAGCGAAGAATATATAGAGCTTAATCGTAAGTTAAGCGAGTGGATTTCTATAGCTTTAGAGCTGGAAGAAAAATATCCTAACATATTTGATAAGCTTAGCGAAGCTATTGTTAAATCTAAAGTTTCAGCTGAAGAAGAAGTGAATAGATTAATTAAAAAATATGAGGAGAGCGATTTGGAAGCTAAAAAACTTATTAGAAAAGTAAGCCAGCTTTGCCTTAATGGTTTTAAAGAAACCTTAACTAAAATAGAGGTTGAGTTTGATAGCTGGGATTGGGAAAGCGATTTAGTTTGGAGTGGTGAAGTTAAAAAAATTTTAGCTCAAATAGCAGCCACAATTTACGCGTTTAAATCTAATGGTGCCCTTGAACTTGATATAGAAAAAGTGGTTGAAGAATTTTCCTTAAGAAGCTTATTAAACATCAGTCCAGGTTACCATCTGCCTTCATTAACCTTATCTAGATCTGATGGGACAACTCTTTATATAACAAGGGATATAGCTTATACGATTAAAAAATTTAGCTTAGCTGATGAAGTTATAAATGTTGTAGGTGCTGAACAAAGCTTAGCTCAGCTTCAACTTAAAATAGCTTTATTCTGTTTAAATAAAGGTGAGTTAGCTTTAAAGCTTAAGCATTTAGCTTTCGGTCTTGTAGAGTTGCCTGGATTTAAAATGTCAAGTAGAAGAGGGAGGCTTGTAACTTTAGATGAGGTTATAGATGAAGCTGTAAAAAGAGCTTATCAAGAGGTTTCAAAAAGATTCTCTCTTTCTGAAGAAGAAAAGGTGAATATAGCTAAGAAGATTGGAATCGCATCAATTAAATACGCGCTTTTATCTATTGAGCCTTTAAAAACAGTTACTTTCACTTGGGATAAAATATTAAACTTTGAAAGAAACAGCGCACCATTTATAAATTACGCTTATACCAGAGCAAATGGAATTTTAAAGAAAGCTGGTGGAATACCTGAGAAAATTGATGCAAGTAAGTTAACGCATCCATTAGAAAAGGAAATACTTTTAAAAATAATAAAGTTTCCTGAAGTTTTTACAACTTCAGTTGATAATTTAAAACCTGAAGATTTAGTTAACTTCGCAAACTCTTTAGCTGAAAAACTTCATGAGTATTATGAAAAAATTGATGTAATTCATGTTCCAGAAAAAGAATTAAAGGAAGCGAGAGTATTTTTAATCTACGCTATTAAAGTGATAATTAAAAATGTTATGGAGCTTGTTGGAATAAAACTTGCTGAAAAAATGTAA
- a CDS encoding N-glycosylase/DNA lyase, whose translation MKENLIKKIISLKQTEIKQLVEKRVKEFKDFYLKPNEEWFSELCFCILTANSSAELGIKIQKEIKAEGFLTLSKEELALKLKAFGHRFYFKRAEFIVEARKYKNIKDLILSFSNIKACREWLVKNIKGLWFKEASHFLRNVGYFNFAILDRHILKILKEYYLISFIPKTLTKRKYLEIENILKKLADETELTLGELDLYLWFMETGKILK comes from the coding sequence ATGAAAGAAAATTTAATTAAAAAAATTATTAGTTTAAAGCAAACTGAAATAAAACAGCTGGTTGAAAAAAGAGTTAAAGAATTTAAAGATTTTTATTTAAAACCTAATGAAGAATGGTTTTCAGAGCTTTGCTTTTGCATTTTAACAGCTAATTCATCAGCTGAGTTAGGAATTAAAATTCAAAAAGAAATTAAAGCTGAAGGTTTTCTAACTCTTTCAAAAGAAGAGTTGGCTTTAAAGCTTAAAGCTTTCGGTCACAGATTTTACTTTAAAAGAGCTGAATTTATAGTTGAAGCTAGAAAATATAAAAATATTAAGGATTTAATCTTGAGCTTCTCTAATATTAAAGCCTGTAGAGAGTGGTTGGTGAAAAATATTAAAGGGTTATGGTTTAAGGAGGCAAGTCATTTTTTAAGAAACGTTGGCTACTTTAACTTTGCAATTTTAGATAGGCATATCTTAAAAATTCTTAAAGAATATTATTTAATAAGCTTTATTCCAAAAACTTTAACTAAACGAAAATATCTTGAAATAGAAAATATTTTAAAAAAGTTAGCTGATGAAACAGAGTTGACGTTAGGTGAGTTGGATTTATACCTTTGGTTTATGGAAACTGGAAAAATTCTGAAGTAG
- a CDS encoding TATA-box-binding protein: protein MEPKKDIVAIENVVASTSLNQRLDLESISKAFPNVEYRPEHFPGLIYKLRKPRTSTLIFSSGKMICTGAKSEIQAKKAIMKVIETLRNNGVVIIGKPEVKIQNIVASADLQGEIDLEHAANFLERTIYEPDQFPALIYKMVEPKVVILLFSRGKLICAGGRKESEVREAVKKLKETLEKRKIISYYNEVISLPA, encoded by the coding sequence ATGGAACCTAAAAAAGATATTGTAGCAATAGAGAATGTTGTTGCTTCAACATCTCTTAACCAAAGGTTAGATTTAGAGTCAATTTCAAAAGCTTTCCCAAATGTTGAATATAGACCTGAACATTTTCCAGGTTTGATTTACAAATTGAGAAAACCTAGAACTTCAACTTTAATTTTCAGCTCTGGGAAAATGATTTGCACAGGTGCAAAATCGGAGATTCAAGCTAAGAAAGCAATCATGAAAGTTATTGAAACCTTAAGAAATAATGGAGTAGTTATAATTGGGAAACCTGAAGTTAAAATTCAAAATATTGTTGCTTCAGCTGACTTGCAAGGTGAAATAGATTTAGAGCATGCAGCAAACTTTCTTGAAAGAACAATTTATGAACCTGATCAATTTCCAGCTTTAATCTATAAAATGGTTGAACCTAAAGTTGTTATTCTTCTCTTTTCTCGAGGAAAACTTATATGCGCTGGAGGAAGAAAAGAATCTGAAGTGAGAGAAGCTGTAAAAAAGCTTAAGGAAACACTTGAAAAAAGAAAAATTATATCCTATTATAATGAAGTAATTTCTTTACCAGCTTAA
- a CDS encoding S-layer protein — MSYIILKTQSDKHIVSTQVLTEPKPALEALQPLRWRILSELSSKPLCAKELAATLNVTEQRVSYHLKKLSKVGLIKLVKTVDKRGAIAKYYSTELNALTIIFNSSTLLTSNVLTINIEALNKWVNFLNPLLKDGKFNAKIIVGSPDIHGEYKARARCSGYAIDLALFLGSLLPVNNELATKLDTEVSEKDVEENLILVGGPRVNMVTLKINKFLPVFFDLSEGNAMVSKISGKIFRGEEEGSIQLIQNPFNLNSKILVLAGNTHVGTKASIVGFIKHLSKVVEGNLWSEKIIAKVVSGIDLNSDGVIDDVEFLE; from the coding sequence ATGTCTTATATTATTTTAAAAACTCAAAGCGATAAGCATATTGTTTCAACGCAAGTTTTAACAGAGCCTAAACCAGCTTTAGAAGCCTTGCAGCCTTTAAGATGGAGAATTTTAAGTGAATTATCGAGTAAACCTTTATGCGCAAAAGAGTTAGCCGCTACCTTAAATGTAACAGAGCAAAGGGTTTCTTATCATTTAAAAAAACTTAGCAAAGTTGGTTTAATAAAGCTGGTTAAAACTGTAGATAAAAGAGGAGCGATTGCTAAATACTATTCAACAGAATTAAATGCTTTAACCATAATATTTAACTCTTCAACGTTGTTAACAAGCAACGTTTTAACAATTAATATTGAAGCATTAAATAAATGGGTTAATTTTCTAAATCCATTATTAAAAGATGGAAAATTTAACGCGAAAATAATTGTTGGCAGTCCAGATATTCATGGCGAATATAAAGCTAGAGCTAGATGCAGCGGCTACGCTATAGATTTAGCTTTGTTTCTAGGTTCACTTTTACCAGTGAACAATGAGTTAGCAACAAAATTAGATACAGAAGTGAGTGAAAAAGATGTTGAAGAAAACCTAATTTTAGTTGGTGGTCCTAGAGTAAATATGGTTACTTTAAAAATTAACAAGTTTCTACCTGTATTTTTTGATTTATCTGAAGGAAATGCTATGGTATCTAAAATTTCAGGAAAAATTTTTAGGGGGGAAGAAGAAGGATCTATTCAATTAATTCAAAACCCATTTAATTTAAACTCTAAAATTTTAGTTTTAGCTGGAAACACGCATGTTGGAACAAAAGCTTCAATTGTTGGTTTTATAAAGCATTTATCTAAAGTTGTTGAAGGGAATTTATGGAGTGAAAAAATTATTGCAAAAGTTGTTAGTGGGATAGATTTAAACAGCGATGGAGTAATTGATGATGTAGAGTTTTTGGAGTAA
- the glmS gene encoding glutamine--fructose-6-phosphate transaminase (isomerizing), protein MCGIAGYIGLEEASKILLASLKSLEYRGYDSCGMATVFNSQIIVKKDVGKVDEVNLKLNFTQLPGNIGVAHTRWGTHGAITKENAHPHLSNNKEIAVVHNGIIENYEELKNTLKNEGFKFFSETDTEVIPNLIELEMRSGKSFEKAAIEAVKKLEGSYAILAIHANERKIIAARSKSPLVIGVGENFYFAASDIPAFLKYTKKVVYLHDKDLAVLSNHQLKIYNLNENKEVKREVYTIDWSLNQVEKGDFNHFMIKEILEQVETIQKAVEQNEEVLFEVAEEVKNASKIFLVACGSSYHACLIASYLLSKISKIYAFAILASELSNYLYLLNKDTLVIAVSQSGETADVLEAVDLAKKKGGKVISIVNIVGSSLYRNSDKSLLMRSGPEISVLSTKTYTSQLAIFLLIAYTIAGKYEEGKRKLKYLWNVIYNLTSETTRNYIKKLAEKLKNEDHIFLIGRGLSYPTALEAALKIKEVAYIHAEGFAGGELKHGPIALIEKNTPCIVFISKDTEKEILANVMEVKSRGGYIIGVASEKYEPLDFLIKVPDVNDANPICQIIPIQILAYQLALLRGLDPDKPRNLAKSVTVK, encoded by the coding sequence TTGTGTGGAATAGCAGGTTACATAGGTTTAGAGGAAGCAAGCAAAATCTTGTTGGCTTCGCTTAAAAGCCTAGAGTATAGAGGCTACGATTCATGCGGAATGGCGACAGTTTTTAATAGTCAAATAATAGTGAAGAAAGATGTTGGGAAAGTTGATGAAGTTAACTTAAAATTAAATTTTACTCAGCTTCCAGGAAATATTGGAGTAGCGCATACACGTTGGGGCACTCATGGTGCAATTACTAAAGAAAACGCGCATCCTCACCTTTCTAATAATAAAGAAATCGCTGTAGTTCATAATGGTATAATAGAAAACTATGAAGAATTAAAAAATACTCTTAAAAATGAAGGTTTTAAATTCTTTAGCGAAACAGATACGGAAGTTATTCCAAACTTAATTGAGCTTGAAATGAGAAGCGGAAAGTCATTTGAGAAAGCAGCTATTGAAGCTGTAAAAAAACTTGAAGGAAGCTACGCTATACTAGCAATTCATGCTAACGAAAGAAAAATTATTGCAGCTAGAAGTAAATCTCCGCTTGTTATAGGTGTTGGAGAGAATTTTTATTTTGCTGCTAGCGATATTCCAGCTTTCTTAAAATATACGAAGAAGGTTGTTTATCTTCATGATAAAGACTTAGCTGTTTTAAGTAATCATCAATTAAAAATTTATAATTTAAATGAAAACAAAGAAGTTAAAAGAGAAGTTTACACAATTGATTGGAGTTTAAATCAGGTGGAGAAAGGAGACTTTAATCACTTTATGATTAAAGAAATCTTAGAGCAGGTGGAAACAATTCAAAAAGCGGTAGAACAAAATGAAGAAGTTCTTTTTGAAGTAGCTGAAGAAGTAAAAAATGCGAGTAAAATATTCTTAGTTGCTTGTGGAAGCTCTTATCACGCCTGCTTAATTGCAAGTTACCTTCTATCTAAAATATCTAAAATTTATGCTTTCGCAATTTTAGCTTCAGAACTTTCAAATTACCTATATCTACTTAATAAAGATACTTTAGTTATAGCAGTTTCTCAAAGTGGAGAAACAGCTGATGTTCTAGAGGCGGTGGATTTAGCAAAAAAGAAAGGGGGCAAAGTAATTTCTATAGTAAATATTGTAGGTTCATCTCTTTATAGAAACTCTGATAAATCTTTATTAATGCGTTCTGGACCTGAAATCTCTGTTTTATCAACTAAAACTTACACTTCTCAACTAGCCATTTTTCTTCTTATAGCTTACACTATAGCTGGAAAATATGAAGAGGGAAAAAGAAAATTAAAATATTTATGGAATGTAATTTATAATTTAACTTCAGAAACAACTAGAAATTATATTAAAAAATTAGCTGAAAAATTAAAGAATGAAGATCATATATTTCTTATTGGTAGAGGCTTATCATATCCAACAGCTTTAGAAGCAGCGTTAAAAATTAAGGAAGTTGCGTATATACATGCTGAGGGTTTTGCTGGAGGCGAATTAAAGCATGGACCAATAGCTTTAATCGAAAAAAATACGCCTTGCATAGTTTTTATTTCGAAAGATACTGAAAAAGAAATTTTAGCTAACGTTATGGAGGTTAAAAGTAGAGGCGGATATATAATTGGGGTAGCTTCAGAAAAATATGAGCCGTTAGATTTTTTAATTAAAGTTCCTGATGTAAATGATGCGAACCCTATATGCCAAATAATTCCAATTCAAATTTTAGCTTATCAATTAGCTTTATTAAGAGGGTTAGATCCAGATAAGCCTAGAAACTTAGCAAAATCTGTAACTGTAAAGTAA
- a CDS encoding adenylosuccinate synthetase, whose translation MPSTVVVGGFFGDEGKGKLISYLALHDKPALIARGGVGPNAGHTVKFKDKTFFLRMIPSGVVYEEAKLLIGPGVLVNPSILLKEVEETGCQNRVGIDKQCAIIEEKHIQQEVQSNHLSKKIGSTKSGVGACNSERALRLVKLAKDLTELKPYITDVPLELWNALKNNEKILIEGTQGTFLSLYHGTYPYCTSKDVCASAICSDVGVGPTNVDKVIVVFKAYVTRVGEGPLEGELNREETIKRGWLEYGTVTRRERRAAPFNFELAKRAVLLNGATEAAITKIDVVYPDCAGAKNYGELTMEAKSFIKEVEKKLGVPVTLISTGPDAEDMVDRRD comes from the coding sequence ATGCCGTCTACAGTGGTTGTTGGAGGATTTTTTGGTGATGAAGGTAAAGGAAAGCTTATTTCCTACTTAGCTTTGCATGATAAACCTGCTTTAATAGCTAGAGGAGGCGTAGGACCAAACGCGGGGCATACTGTGAAATTTAAGGATAAAACCTTTTTTTTACGTATGATTCCAAGTGGAGTAGTTTATGAAGAGGCTAAACTTTTGATAGGCCCTGGAGTTTTAGTAAACCCAAGTATTTTATTAAAGGAGGTTGAAGAAACTGGATGTCAAAACAGGGTTGGCATCGATAAACAATGCGCAATCATCGAGGAAAAGCATATTCAGCAAGAAGTTCAATCAAACCACTTATCTAAAAAGATAGGTTCAACTAAAAGCGGGGTTGGCGCTTGCAATTCTGAAAGAGCATTAAGGTTGGTGAAGTTAGCTAAAGATTTAACAGAGCTTAAACCTTACATTACCGATGTTCCATTAGAGCTTTGGAATGCTTTAAAAAATAACGAAAAAATTTTAATTGAAGGAACTCAAGGCACTTTTCTCTCTTTATATCATGGCACTTACCCATATTGTACTTCTAAAGATGTTTGCGCTTCAGCTATTTGTTCAGATGTTGGAGTCGGTCCAACCAATGTGGATAAAGTTATAGTTGTTTTTAAAGCTTATGTAACAAGAGTTGGTGAAGGCCCTTTAGAAGGAGAATTAAATAGGGAAGAAACGATTAAAAGAGGATGGCTTGAATATGGAACTGTTACTCGAAGAGAGCGGAGAGCTGCCCCATTTAATTTTGAGTTAGCTAAAAGGGCTGTTTTATTAAATGGAGCAACAGAAGCGGCTATAACAAAGATTGATGTAGTTTATCCAGATTGCGCTGGAGCAAAAAATTATGGTGAATTAACTATGGAAGCTAAATCTTTTATAAAAGAGGTTGAAAAAAAATTAGGTGTTCCAGTAACCTTAATAAGCACTGGTCCAGATGCTGAAGATATGGTGGATAGACGAGATTAA
- the albA gene encoding DNA-binding protein Alba: MTEAEEKPIERPRAPIPPNTILIGKKPLMSYATAVMMHFHSGAKELTVKARGRAISRAVDVVEVVRRRFFAGKLDIKNVCIGTETVGEGEDVRNVSTIEIQLELKE; the protein is encoded by the coding sequence ATGACTGAAGCAGAAGAAAAACCTATAGAAAGACCTAGAGCACCAATTCCACCGAACACAATTTTAATTGGAAAGAAGCCATTAATGAGTTACGCAACTGCTGTTATGATGCACTTCCACAGTGGAGCAAAAGAGTTAACAGTTAAGGCTAGAGGAAGAGCTATAAGTAGAGCTGTAGATGTTGTAGAAGTTGTTAGAAGGCGATTCTTTGCTGGAAAACTTGATATAAAAAATGTTTGCATAGGAACCGAAACTGTTGGCGAAGGCGAAGATGTGAGAAATGTTTCAACAATAGAAATACAGCTTGAGCTAAAAGAATAA
- a CDS encoding adenosylhomocysteinase encodes MKSKVKDLSLAGEGRKIVEWAEAKMPVLMKIREKFEREKPLDGIKVGACLHVTKETAVLTRTLIAGGGEVFLCASNPLSTQDEVAAALASEGINVYAWRGETTKEYYENLNIVLDNKPEVTIDDGADLVATIHKERLDLIENIIGGTEETTTGVVRLKALAEKGELKYPIIAVNEAKSKSLFDNPIGTGQSAVDGVIRATNILLAGKNVVVVGYGRVGSGIAEKARGLGAKVTIVEVDPIKALKAAMSGYNVTSMNKASSYGDIFITATGDVNVIRGEHIEKMKEGAILANAGHFDVEISKPDLNKISIKKEGISSCVERFTLKNGRKIYLLAEGRLVNLGCAEGHPSEVMDLSFSIQALSVEYIIKNKGKLPCKVIDVPQDIDFEVAKLKLKSMNIELEELTEEQKRYLSSWELGTI; translated from the coding sequence ATGAAAAGTAAAGTTAAAGATTTATCGTTAGCTGGAGAGGGAAGAAAAATTGTTGAGTGGGCTGAAGCTAAAATGCCTGTTTTAATGAAGATTAGGGAAAAATTTGAAAGGGAGAAGCCTTTAGATGGGATAAAAGTAGGAGCATGCTTACATGTGACAAAGGAAACAGCAGTATTAACTAGAACTTTAATCGCTGGTGGAGGAGAAGTTTTTCTTTGCGCTTCAAATCCTCTTTCAACTCAAGATGAGGTAGCTGCAGCTTTAGCTAGCGAGGGAATAAACGTTTATGCTTGGCGAGGAGAAACAACAAAAGAATATTATGAAAATTTAAATATCGTACTTGATAATAAACCTGAAGTTACAATTGATGATGGAGCAGATTTAGTTGCGACCATTCATAAAGAAAGATTAGATTTAATTGAAAATATTATTGGTGGAACAGAAGAAACAACAACTGGAGTTGTTAGGCTTAAAGCTTTAGCTGAAAAGGGTGAATTAAAGTATCCAATCATAGCTGTGAATGAAGCAAAAAGTAAAAGCTTATTTGATAATCCTATAGGCACTGGCCAATCAGCTGTAGATGGTGTGATAAGAGCTACAAACATTCTTTTAGCTGGAAAAAATGTTGTTGTAGTTGGGTATGGAAGAGTAGGCTCTGGAATAGCTGAAAAAGCTAGAGGGCTTGGAGCTAAAGTTACAATTGTTGAAGTTGACCCTATAAAAGCTCTTAAAGCAGCCATGAGTGGTTATAATGTAACATCTATGAATAAAGCCTCATCTTATGGAGATATATTTATAACAGCTACTGGAGATGTGAACGTGATTAGAGGAGAGCATATAGAGAAAATGAAGGAGGGTGCAATATTAGCTAACGCTGGGCACTTCGATGTTGAAATATCTAAACCAGATTTAAACAAAATTTCCATTAAAAAAGAAGGAATTTCAAGCTGTGTGGAACGATTTACACTTAAAAATGGAAGAAAAATCTATTTATTAGCTGAAGGGCGATTAGTAAATTTAGGATGCGCTGAAGGGCATCCAAGCGAAGTTATGGATTTATCCTTTTCTATTCAAGCATTAAGCGTTGAGTATATTATTAAAAATAAAGGTAAATTACCGTGTAAAGTTATTGATGTGCCTCAAGATATAGATTTTGAAGTGGCTAAATTAAAGCTTAAATCTATGAATATAGAACTTGAAGAATTAACTGAAGAGCAAAAAAGATATTTATCCAGCTGGGAGTTGGGAACTATTTAA